One segment of Primulina tabacum isolate GXHZ01 chromosome 14, ASM2559414v2, whole genome shotgun sequence DNA contains the following:
- the LOC142525220 gene encoding pentatricopeptide repeat-containing protein At1g33350 codes for MLSSLNRHVLSILDNCSNLNHLKQLQAHLIVLGHGQTHFYAFKLIRFCTLHLYNLGYARLLFDKFNSPNIYLYAAMITAYAPLSDHASAVLLYRRMLRENRSKPNDFVFSIILKSYPAVLKRHGTELVQAQVVKSGYGETPAVQTAILDAYSRYCVDIGAARKVFDEMSDRNVMSWTAMLSGYTRVGLVGNAVLLFDEMPEGIRDTPFWNSIISGCVQNGLFSEAIEFFRRMIVEEGLAGRNRPNQVTVVSVLSASGKAGLLHLGKCIHGYVCRNGLSLDLFVTNGLIDMYGKCGNYGKARMVFNNTKETNLMSWNSLINCCWLHGQIGESISIFEEMLQRTDEVKPDGVTFIGLLNACSHGGLVVEGLYYYDMMIHEYGIEPQIEHYGCLIDLLCRAGRIKEAVQVVEGMRIPPDEVVWGAMLNGCKIHRCADFADYAVKNLIEINPKNFGHGAILANLCLEMEERDEVQEGKKMPREYTYKEAPGCSWIEVKNQVHHFYCVDKSHPRTEQIYAVLECLADSP; via the coding sequence ATGCTTTCCTCCCTCAACAGGCATGTACTGTCAATCCTCGATAATTGCAGTAACCTCAATCACCTCAAACAGCTACAAGCTCATCTCATCGTTCTCGGCCATGGCCAAACCCATTTCTACGCATTCAAACTCATCCGCTTCTGCACGCTTCATCTCTACAATCTTGGGTATGCTCGCCTCTTGTTCGATAAATTCAACTCCCCTAATATTTACCTATATGCCGCCATGATCACGGCATACGCACCGTTATCGGATCATGCATCCGCAGTGCTCCTTTACCGTCGCATGCTACGTGAAAACAGGTCAAAGCCTAACGATTTCGTGTTCTCCATTATTTTGAAGTCGTATCCTGCTGTTTTGAAGAGGCATGGGACGGAGTTGGTGCAAGCCCAGGTGGTTAAATCGGGTTATGGTGAAACCCCGGCTGTGCAAACGGCGATTTTGGATGCCTACTCGAGGTACTGTGTTGATATTGGTGCTGCGAGGAAGGTGTTCGATGAAATGTCGGATAGGAATGTGATGTCGTGGACTGCAATGCTTTCGGGATATACAAGAGTGGGACTGGTGGGTAATGCGGTTTTGCTGTTTGATGAGATGCCCGAAGGTATTAGAGATACGCCATTTTGGAATAGTATAATTTCAGGGTGCGTGCAGAACGGGTTGTTTTCAGAGGCTATTGAATTTTTCAGGAGGATGATAGTTGAGGAGGGATTGGCTGGAAGGAACAGGCCTAATCAAGTTACAGTAGTGTCTGTGCTGTCAGCTTCTGGGAAAGCGGGGTTGCTGCATTTGGGGAAGTGCATTCATGGATATGTGTGTCGGAATGGGCTGAGTTTGGATTTATTTGTCACAAATGGTTTGATTGATATGTATGGAAAATGTGGGAATTATGGGAAGGCTAGAATGGTCTTTAATAataccaaagaaacaaatttgaTGTCTTGGAATTCTTTGATAAATTGTTGTTGGCTACACGGGCAAATTGGGGAATCGATTAGCATTTTTGAAGAGATGCTGCAGAGGACAGATGAAGTAAAGCCTGATGGAGTAACTTTTATTGGGTTGTTAAATGCTTGTAGTCATGGCGGATTGGTTGTTGAGGGGCTAtattattatgatatgatgattCATGAGTACGGAATTGAGCCTCAAATTGAGCATTATGGGTGCTTGATCGATCTTCTTTGTCGAGCAGGTCGAATAAAAGAGGCTGTGCAAGTGGTGGAGGGTATGAGGATTCCACCTGATGAGGTTGTCTGGGGTGCGATGCTTAATGGCTGTAAGATTCATAGATGTGCGGACTTCGCTGACTATGCAGTTAAAAATTTGATTGAGATCAATCCCAAGAATTTTGGTCATGGTGCAATCTTGGCTAACTTGTGTCTGGAAATGGAAGAACGGGATGAGGTGCAGGAAGGGAAAAAGATGCCTCGGGAGTATACTTACAAGGAGGCGCCTGGTTGCAGTTGGATAGAGGTTAAAAACCAAGTTCATCATTTTTATTGTGTCGATAAATCTCATCCTAGAACCGAGCAAATCTATGCAGTTTTGGAATGTCTGGCTGACTCACCTTAG